AGAGACTTTCTCACAATTTCATCTCATCTCGAATGATTATTATATTCGAATTATGTTCTTTAGGTGGTGTGGCATGTGTTCTAAAGAAATAAAGAGATATAATTTCCATGCGTCAGAAGACTCTGACAATTACGAGACAGTCTTGAGGATGGGAAGAAgtgtagacaatggaatttaaattaaattctaaaaattaccattggtctattAAATATTTTCGTCCAATCGGATATTGCCATATGGCAcgtacacttggaaaaattggttattaaatgACCAATTATATTTTGCCACGTGTCAAGGCGAGGTGTTCCAGatcaattcaaattgcaggGATATTTCCACCAACCAGATCATATCATGTCACATGTCCattggataaatatctaaatatttatttcgtattaaagggataatatttagagttatttaatccaagtatatctcttatatactgcaatagcttggccagtcaaacggcgccatgtcacgtgtccccacgagtttggccaatcgataaatttcttatctctttatcaataaatataaaatgaagagataatatttgactggtacagtcctaatatgactgcacgtcttgcaagacaagtaaagtgGTACACAGGTTCTCAACCTCTACTTCTTGCTAcagctataaatagaggtctttCAACCAAATCAATGACACACAGACACAGATACAGAGGCACACACCAGGAGGCATATTATACACTCAAGTGGTGAAGTTCCAAGCTACTAAGGTCTGGGTCTCTAAGCTCCTCAAGTCTTCCGTATATCAAGGCTTGAGCCTTCAAATATTTTTCAGTTCctcaaatcttccatatcaagatttaaaagaatcggtggtggatccaagaacaagctgcgaagcccttggattggtgttcgaggagaagaatcgagggaaactctccacaagttcgagaaaaccccagagattgtacctacatacttttctaaatttatatatcatatatttgtcgtgtatttttcttgtcgttttgcagacttgaaatttttatcgcgtacaaattTTTGGTACGCCCGGTGGGACCATCTCTGCCTTCCATCTCTTCTCCTCGAACATTCAACTACGTATATCACCAATGGCACCAAAGAGCAACAAAATCATGATTGCACGTTCCAAGGCTACTGATGCTAAGCCTGCTCAGGAAGCTGTACATGTTACCACCAATACCCGCGCTATCGGTCCTATGACAAGGAGTATGACGAGAACTTCCACCCAAAGTAGCATGGAAGCTCCATCGGCACAAACTCCTGTCTTCGGTTCAACATCATCAATGAGCTATTCTTCCGCGACGGGGATCCAAGACGTTCCTGCCTCAATTGAGAAGGCTCTCGCCATGCTCGAATTTGGATCCGAATCCAAATTTTCTGAGCATGATGATGATTCATCAAGCACAGGATCAGCTTCTTCACATGAAACCCttcaatcaaaattttctatgGAAGATTCTGCTGCTTCTTCTACTGCAATGCCTGCTATGATGACAAATGCTTTAAATCTTGAAGAACAAGTTTCGAACATGTCCAAGATGATGGAGACTATGATGAAACACATCAAGGACCAAGATGCTCTTATCGCTCAACTGCTCACCCAAAAGGACCACGCTCCTGAAGGAAGCCATATGGATTCTAAGGAGAACCAAGAGCGTGAAAATCCCTCATCTAAAGGTAAAGACAAAGTGAAGGAAGTATACGTGACCGCCGAGGGAACTATCCCCGTAGAACAACTGAAGGAACTTGTTGAAGGcgtgatcaaagataaaaaggagGGTGGTTCAAAGTCAAGCTTTACCTACTGCAAGCCTTACACTGCTAGAATCGACAACCTTGCAATGCCTGCTGGATATCAACCGCCTAAATTTCAACAGTTCGATGGGAAAGGTAGTCCAAAACAACATGTGGCTCATTTTGTCGAAACCTGCAATAACGCTGGAACTTATGGTGACCTGCTAGTCAAACAGTTTGTTCGATCCTTGAAGGGCAACGCATTTGATTGGTACACTGATCTCATGCCGGGGTCCATCGACAGTTGGGGCCAGTTGGAGCAAGAATTCTTGAATCGCTTCTACAGCACTAGAAGAACCGTTAGTATGCTGGAATTGACTAACACTCGTCAATGGAAGGATGAACCTGTGGTCAACTATATTGATAGATGGAGAAGTCTGAGTCTCAACTGCAAGGACAGACTGTCTGAACCATCTGCCATAGAAATGTGCATCCGAGGAATGCATTGGAGCCTAAGCTACATTCTACAGGGTATACGTCCAAACACGTTTGAAGAATTAGCTACTCGTGCTCATGACATGGAGTTAAGCATCACGGCCAATGCAACTGATGGGCTTCCTATTCAAGCTCCGCGAGTACAGCCACCACGGCAAAACAATGAAAgacaagaaaatagaaaagggGGTAAGCCTCCTTCAAGATTCAATAATAAGGAGTTCATGGCAATAAACACAGCTCCCATGAAAATTGCTACCAAAGTAAGCCGAAAGGTTACTGAGAAGTTGGATCCATCTCAAAATAGGTCAGTAAGAAGACCCACGTTAAAAGAGatgcaagaaaaagaatacCCATTTCTTGAATCTGATTTACAAGGGATGTTTGATGACCTTTTCAAGGAGAAACTCCTTGAACTTCCCGAAATGAAGCGTCCAGAGGAAGCCGGTCAAGTCAATGATCCAAACTATTGCTGTTATCATCGCCTGATTGGCCACCCTCTCACTAAATGctttgtctttaaagacaaaattaTGGAATTGGCCCGTCAAGGAAAGATCCTTCTCGAGGAAGATAAAGCATCGGCAAACCAAACAACAATAATGTTTGGATCTGTGTGTTGCCCGATAGAAGTTCTACCCACATCAAGCAGTGCTCTGTCTGTACAAACGGAGTTTGAAAAATCGTCAATTGAAAATGTTATCGAAGATGACAACGAAGGATGGACTTTAGTCACTCGAAAGAGGACTtgcaagccaaaaataaagaagtacATCTTTTCGAAAAGCATTCATTCGACAAAGCCGAAAGTGACGATGAAACGACAAAATGcgacaaagaaacaaaagggagTCGCCACAACACCAATTTCGTCAGATTTTCAGCTTCTTCAAGAGGTTCGACAGCCCGTGACATTGAGAGAATTTATACCCAAGGGGTATTTAAGTGATATACTGATAAATCCACTTCTTGTAATGTCGTCAAAGCTGAAAATCCTCAAGTCACACAAATTGGCactgaatttgagaaaaaactcaaaatcgATGATAAACCACCGGTAGATTGTGCAACGACcatcattttttatgatgacgaTTTAACTGTTGAGTTCAAGACCCACAATCGACCTTTGTTCGTTAGTGCATATGTTCGAGAGCGAAAGATGAATCGGATACTCATTGATGGGGGATCTGCTGTCAATATCATGTCCGTACGTGCTATGAAAGAGTTAGGAATCTCAAGTGATGAACTCTCCCAGAGCCGCCTCATGATCCAAGGATTTAACCAAGGGGGGCAAAGAGCAATTGGCCTCATAAGGCTTGAATTGCTCATTGGTGAGCTGTTTTCAAGCGCGTTATTTCatatcattgaagccaaaacctcttataacatgcttttgggaaggccctggattcacgagaatgaaattataccatCTACTCTGCATCAATGTTTCAAATATTGTCGAGACGGTACTGCTAAGAAAGTTACTGCCGATGACAAACCTTTCACGGAAGCCGAAACTCACTTTGCCGATGCCAAATTTTATCTtcacaaagaagcaaaaagaaaggaatcggtaagggaagaaagtcaagattccaaagtacccattttgcgGTATACTCCAAGATCAAAGAGAGAAGAATGTCAGTCTTCTTTTATCAGAAATGACACATTAAATGTTCCGCTCATCAAGATAGAGCCTGTTAAAATTGAGAAGGTGAGCTTGCAAGGGTTTGTCCGTTCCAAAGAAGAACCGGCAGTGGAACATTACTCGCTACCAACTAATCAGACTCAAGAAAGTTTTGATCCAAACGCCTATAGACTTCTTGCTAAGGCGGGTTATAACCCAAATGAGAAGAATACATTGGGCAAACTCCCGCCTGAAGTAACTGGCGAGAAGACTCACGGATTGACACCTACGCAGAAAATATTGAAAGAAAGGGGCTATAATGTTGAAAGTTCATCGATGGGTCTTGGTTATCAACCGCCCTCTCCTGTTCGTATAATGATCAAAAAAACGAGTTGTAACTATGTGAACGAAGAAATAGAGGTCACAAGCCGAAAGAGATCTGTGTTCGACCGATTGGGAAATAAGTCAAAACGTACTTCTGTGTTTGACAGACTTGGCCCGCAGCCGAAAAATCTGAAGTCGCCCGTCTATGAGAGATTAGGCAGTAAAAAACAATAGTACCAAGTTGCCAGGGAAGAAAGTCTTACTCCAACAAAGAAGAACGGACCAAGAAAGCGAGTCTCCAATTTCTTCATGCACTATGGAGACTTGTTCAATGTAAGAATTGAAACCATTTTTGAAGAACAGGGTCAAGAAGGTACGGCTTCCTGTCACCATATTACGATCAGTGAtcccgaagaagaagaagaagatgcagatGATGCTCCTCCTGAACTTGAACAAGGGGTAAAAAATACAGTCGATGAGCTAAAAGAGATTAACCTTGGCACAAGCGACGATCCTCGCCCAATTTACATAAACTCTTGTATgactcctgaagaagaaaaacagtatgttgatttgctgctcgagttcagggacgtctttgcctggaattactcagaaatgcctggtttggatccaagggtcgccgttcataatttgtctgtcaagcgaggaacaaaacctgtcaagcaaaCGCAAAGGCGCTTTCGGTCCGAATTGATTCCTctgatagaaaatgagataaatcGATTGATTGAAGCCGGATTCATACGAGaagtaaaatatccaacatggaTTTCAAGCATCGTCCCTGTAAGGAAGAAGAATGGGCAAATTCGAGTTTGTGTTGACTTTCGAGACTTAAACGAGGCTTGCcccaaagatgattttcctctcCCCATCACAGAATTGACGGTAGATGCTACAACCGGGCATGAAGCACTATCTTTTCTCGATGGATCGTCTGGCTACAATCAAATACGCATGGCGCCCGAGGATGAGGAGCTAACTGCCTTCCGCACCCCCAAGGGAATTTATTGTTATAAAGTAATGCcgtttggcttgaaaaatgcTGGAGCGACATATCAAAGGGCAATGCAAAGAATATTTGATGATATGCTCCATAGAAATGTGGAGTGCTACGTTGATGACCttgtggtgaaatcaaagaagcgaGAGGATCATATTCAAGACCTTCGAAGAGTTTTCCAACGCCTTCGGAGGTACCAATTGAAGATGAATCCTTTGAAATGCGCATTCGGAGTCACTTCTGGCAAGTTTCTTGGTTTCATCGTTCATCAACGGGGAATAGAAGTCGATCGATCTAAAATTGATGCCATTGTGAACATGCCTGAACCGCGAAATATTCATGAATTAAAGGGCCTTCAAGGGAAATTGGCATATATCCGGaggtttatctctaatttggccGGACGATGCCAACCCTTTAGTCGACTGATGAAGAAAAGGGTACCCTTCGAGAGAAATGAATCGTGTAGGAATGCTTTTACAAGCATCAAAGCGTACCTCATGAATCCCCCAGTGCTGGCTGCGCCCATTCCAGGAAAACCATTGATTCTCTACATTTCCGCTCATGAACGGTCGGTTGGGGCCTTATTTGCTCAAGAAAACGATGATGGTAAGGAGAATGCACTGTATTACTTGAGCCGGATGATGACATCTAATGAGTTGAACTACTCGCCCATCGAGAAGTTGTGTTTGGCACTTATATTTGTCATTCAGAAGTTGAAACATTATTTTCATGCACATACTATTCGACTCATATCTAAGTCTAATCCCATTAAATATGTCATGGCAAAACCTGTACTATCTGATCGGCTCGCGAGATGGTACCTCCAATTTCaacaatttgaaattatttatgtacCTGCGAAAGCTGTCAAAGGACAAATATTGGCAGACTTTTTAGCCGATCATCCCGTACCTGCCGAGTGGGAATTGACTGATGAACTTCCCGatgaagaagtgtttatggTCGATTCGCCGTGGTCAATGTATTTCGATGGAGCTGCTCACCGCGATGGAGCTGGTGCGGGAGTTGTCTTTTATACTCCTGAAGCAGATATATTGCCATACTCTTTCACTTTAACACGTCGGTGTTCAAACAATGTGGCCGAATATCAAGCATTGATTCTCGGTCTGGAAACGGCCGTAGACATGAAGCAATTGCATCTTAGAGTTTAtggtgattcaaaattggtggtAAATCAACTTCTTGGTATTTATGATGTCAAGAAACCCGAATTAATCCCATATTATAAGTATGCAAGACAGCTCATGGGATATCTGGGCGATGTCACTATAGAACATATCCCTAGAAATTTCAACCAATAAGCTGACTCTTTGGCAAGGGTGGCGTCCATGATCACTCTACCTTCTCATCGAAATCAAATTTCAATATGCCAAAATTGGGTCATACCTCCGATgtttgatgaagaagatgatggtGAGGAAGAGAAtgcttatcatatttttgtccatgagatcgaaaaggaggattggcgtcacctcatcattgattaccttaatcatgggaagttaccagaagatcctaagaaaagggttgatatacgtcgtcgagcaccacgtttcatttactacaaagggACGCTTTACCGAAGGTCATTCGATGGGGTGTTTCTACGAtgtcttggagaagatgaggccaTGCAAGCAATGGAGGAGGCTCACTCTGGGATATGCGGTGCTCACCAGTCTGGTCCGAAACTACACTTTCGCATTAAAAGAATGGGATACTATTGGCCAACAATGGTGAAGGACTGCATTGACTTTGCTAGAAGATGTCAAGCATGTCAATTTCATGGCAATTTCATCCATCAGCCTCCTGAACCATTGCATCCAACTGTGACTTCATGGCCGTTCGATGCTTGGGGTTTGGATATAGTTGGACCACTCCCAAAGTCTTCTGGTGGACACATTTTCATTTTGGCGGCGACAGATTACTTTTCAAAGTGGGCTGAAGCGGTTCCTCTAAGAGAGGTCAAAAAGGAGAATGTAGTAGATTTTATTCGCTTGCATATCATTTATCGGTATGGAGTCCCGCGGTATATCATCACCGATAATGGTAAGCCTTTTTGCAATGTAGCAATGAACAAACTTtgcgaaaagtttcatttcaaacaatacaattcGTCCATGTACTACGCTGCTGCAAACGGACTCGCTGAAGCATTCAACAAGACCTTATGTaatctgttgaagaaaatcATGGATAAATCAAAAAGGGATTGGCATCTTCGGATTGGAGAAGCGCTTTGGGCATACCGAACCACTTTTCGAACTCCCACACAAGCAACCCCATATGCGCTTGTTTACGGTGTTGAAGCTGTTCTTCCACTTGAGTGTCAAATACCTTCGCTAAGAATTGCAATTCAAGAAGGGCTCAGTGGAGAAGATAATGTTCGTCTTCGCCTTGAGGAATTAGAAGCACTCgacgaaaagagattggaagCTCAGCAACGGATTGAGTGT
This sequence is a window from Coffea eugenioides isolate CCC68of chromosome 7, Ceug_1.0, whole genome shotgun sequence. Protein-coding genes within it:
- the LOC113777160 gene encoding uncharacterized protein LOC113777160, giving the protein MNRILIDGGSAVNIMSVRAMKELGISSDELSQSRLMIQGFNQGGQRAIGLIRLELLIEPVKIEKVSLQGFVRSKEEPAVEHYSLPTNQTQESFDPNAYRLLAKAGYNPNEKNTLGKLPPEVTGEKTHGLTPTQKILKERGYNVESSSMGLGYQPPSPVRIMIKKTSCNYVNEEIEVTSRKRSVFDRLGNKSKRTSVFDRLGPQPKNLKSPVYERLGKQGQEGTASCHHITISDPEEEEEDADDAPPELEQGVKNTVDELKEINLGTSDDPRPIYINSCMTPEEEKHIVPVRKKNGQIRVCVDFRDLNEACPKDDFPLPITELTVDATTGHEALSFLDGSSGYNQIRMAPEDEELTAFRTPKGIYCYKVMPFGLKNAGATYQRAMQRIFDDMLHRNVECYVDDLVVKSKKREDHIQDLRRVFQRLRRYQLKMNPLKCAFGVTSGKFLGFIVHQRGIEVDRSKIDAIVNMPEPRNIHELKGLQGKLAYIRRFISNLAGRCQPFSRLMKKRVPFERNESCRNAFTSIKAYLMNPPVLAAPIPGKPLILYISAHERSVGALFAQENDDGKENALYYLSRMMTSNELNYSPIEKLCLALIFVIQKLKHYFHAHTIRLISKSNPIKYVMAKPVLSDRLARWYLQFQQFEIIYVPAKAVKGQILADFLADHPVPAEWELTDELPDEEVFMVDSPWSMYFDGAAHRDGAGAGVVFYTPEADILPYSFTLTRRCSNNVAEYQALILGLETAVDMKQLHLRVYGDSKLVVNQLLGIYDVKKPELIPYYKYARQLMGYLGDVTIEHIPRNFNQ